The following coding sequences lie in one Sorghum bicolor cultivar BTx623 chromosome 6, Sorghum_bicolor_NCBIv3, whole genome shotgun sequence genomic window:
- the LOC8072039 gene encoding probable glucuronosyltransferase Os04g0398600 has translation MGSRKRWLPVALLLLAASALWPPVAAAAAAGGGGGEAEHAVQQHSERISGSAGDVLEDNPVGRLKVFIYDLPRKYNKKMVTKDPRCLSHMFAAEIFMHRFLLSSAVRTLNPKEADWFYTPVYTTCDLTNAGLPLPFKSPRVMRSAIQYISNKWPFWNRTDGADHFFVVPHDFAACFHYQEEKAIERGILPLLRRATLVQTFGQENHVCLKEGSIIIPPFAPPQKMQAHLISPDTPRSIFVYFRGLFYDTGNDPEGGYYARGARASLWENFKSNPLFDISTDHPATYYEDMQRAVFCLCPLGWAPWSPRLVEAVVFGCIPVIIADDIVLPFADAIPWEEIGVFVEEKDVPKLDTILTSMPIDDILRKQRLLANPSMKQAMLFPQPAQPRDAFHQILNGLARKLPHPEGTYLQPGDQHLNWTAGPVGDLKPW, from the exons ATGGGATCACGAAAGAGGTGGCTCCCCGTGGCCCTCCTGCTCTTGGCCGCCTCTGCCCTCTGGCCGCCggtcgcagcagcagccgcagccggcggcggcggcggagaggcCGAACACGCCGTTCAGCAGCATAGCGAGCGCATCTCAG GGAGTGCTGGTGATGTGTTAGAGGATAATCCTGTGGGGAGGTTGAAGGTCTTCATTTATGACTTACCAAGGAAGTACAACAAGAAGATGGTCACTAAAGATCCACGGTGCCTCAGTCACATGTTTGCCGCCGAAATTTTCATGCACCGTTTCTTGCTCTCAAGTGCTGTCCGGACACTAAATCCCAAGGAAGCTGATTGGTTCTATACACCAGTTTACACTACTTGTGATTTAACTAATGCTGGTCTGCCCTTGCCATTTAAGTCACCACGGGTGATGAGGAGTGCAATCCAATATATTTCAAACAAATGGCCCTTCTGGAATAGGACTGATGGAGCGGATCACTTCTTTGTTGTTCCTCATGATTTTGCAGCATGCTTCCACTATCAG GAAGAAAAGGCTATTGAGCGTGGAATTCTTCCATTGCTGCGACGTGCTACATTGGTCCAAACTTTTGGACAGGAGAATCATGTTTGTCTGAAGGAGGGTTCCATCATTATTCCACCCTTTGCTCCACCGCAGAAAATGCAAGCTCACTTGATTTCCCCTGACACTCCACGCTCAATCTTTGTTTACTTCCGGGGACTTTTCTATGACACTGGGAACGACCCTGAGGGCGGGTACTATGCAAG AGGTGCGCGAGCTTCGCTATGGGAGAACTTCAAGAGCAACCCTCTATTTGACATTTCCACGGACCACCCTGCCACTTACTACGAAGACATGCAACGTGCTGTCTTCTGCCTCTGCCCATTGGGCTGGGCACCATGGAGCCCTCGGTTGGTTGAGGCTGTGGTCTTTGGCTGCATTCCAGTCATCATAGCTGATGATATTGTGCTTCCATTTGCGGATGCAATCCCATGGGAGGAAATTGGTGTCTTTGTCGAGGAGAAGGATGTCCCAAAGCTAGACACAATCCTCACGTCGATGCCTATAGATGACATCTTAAGAAAGCAAAGGTTACTTGCAAATCCATCAATGAAGCAGGCCATGCTGTTCCCGCAGCCAGCGCAACCAAGGGATGCGTTCCACCAAATCCTGAACGGCCTTGCTCGGAAGCTCCCTCACCCGGAGGGTACGTACTTACAACCTGGCGATCAGCATCTCAACTGGACTGCCGGACCTGTGGGAGATCTGAAGCCGTGGTAG
- the LOC8072040 gene encoding pollen-specific protein C13 yields the protein MASILVTTTTATAILLCVLFCAAAANTTVANDPNLPDYVIQGRVYCDTCRAGFVTNVTEYMAGAKVRLECKHFGTGEVERAIDGVTDATGTYTIELKDSHEEDICQVVLVQSPRKDCDQTQPLRDRAGVLLTRNVGIADSLRPANPLGYFKDVPLPVCAALLKQLDSDNDDDQ from the coding sequence atggcctcgaTTCTGGTGACGAcgaccaccgccaccgccatccTCTTATGCGTCCTCTTCTGTGCCGCGGCGGCTAACACCACCGTCGCCAACGACCCCAACCTCCCCGACTACGTCATCCAGGGCCGTGTCTACTGCGACACCTGCCGCGCCGGGTTCGTGACCAACGTCACCGAGTACATGGCGGGCGCCAAGGTGCGGCTGGAGTGCAAGCACTTCGGCACCGGCGAGGTCGAGCGCGCCATCGACGGGGTGACCGACGCGACCGGCACCTACACCATCGAGCTCAAGGACAGCCACGAGGAGGACATCTGCCAGGTGGTGCTGGTGCAGAGCCCGCGCAAGGACTGCGACCAGACGCAGCCGCTCAGGGACCGCGCCGGCGTCCTGCTCACCAGGAACGTCGGCATCGCAGACAGCCTGCGCCCCGCCAACCCGCTCGGCTACTTCAAGGATGTCCCGCTGCCCGTCTGCGCTGCGCTGCTCAAGCAGCTGGACTCCGACAATGACGACGATCAGTAA